One Halioglobus japonicus DNA segment encodes these proteins:
- the hpf gene encoding ribosome hibernation-promoting factor, HPF/YfiA family — MQLNVSGHHVEVTSALREYVESKFERLQRHFDQITNTQVTLIVEKMVQKAEANVHISGADIFAHAESEDMYAAIDALADKLDRQLIKHKEKTRGH; from the coding sequence ATGCAACTGAATGTCAGCGGACACCACGTAGAGGTCACCTCAGCCCTGCGGGAGTATGTCGAGAGTAAATTTGAACGACTGCAGCGACATTTTGATCAGATCACCAACACCCAGGTCACGCTGATCGTGGAGAAAATGGTTCAGAAAGCAGAAGCCAACGTACACATATCAGGGGCTGACATTTTCGCCCATGCGGAGTCCGAGGACATGTATGCCGCGATTGACGCCCTGGCGGACAAGCTTGACCGCCAGCTTATTAAACACAAGGAAAAAACCAGAGGACACTAA
- the ptsN gene encoding PTS IIA-like nitrogen regulatory protein PtsN codes for MQQPLDNLLTPERTACQVPGVSKKRLFETIARIISEDQLSLSYDEIFAQFIAREKLGSTGLGAGIAIPHSRIDNCTQPLGTLITLAEPIDYDAPDGRQVDLVFALLVPSEAHQQHLDTLAHIARKFSDAEFCQRLRQADNTAALYDLATG; via the coding sequence ATGCAACAACCGCTGGATAATCTCCTGACTCCGGAGCGCACTGCCTGCCAGGTGCCCGGAGTCAGCAAAAAGAGACTTTTCGAAACCATCGCCCGCATTATCAGCGAGGACCAACTCTCACTCAGTTACGACGAAATTTTCGCCCAGTTCATCGCTCGCGAAAAGCTGGGAAGCACCGGTCTCGGTGCCGGCATTGCCATTCCCCATAGCCGCATTGACAACTGCACCCAGCCACTGGGTACGCTGATCACGCTCGCTGAGCCCATTGACTACGACGCACCGGACGGCCGTCAGGTCGATCTGGTCTTCGCGTTACTGGTGCCCAGTGAAGCGCACCAGCAGCATCTGGATACGCTGGCGCATATCGCCCGCAAATTCAGCGACGCCGAGTTCTGTCAGCGCCTGCGCCAGGCCGACAACACCGCGGCCCTTTACGATCTGGCCACAGGATAG
- the rapZ gene encoding RNase adapter RapZ, with amino-acid sequence MQLIIISGRSGSGKSTALHQLEDEGYYCIDNLPCSLLPALVEETRGDHFTHFRGTAVCIDARNAWKDLANFSAILESLPASVSTEILFLDAQEATLIKRFSETRRKHPLTSEALALPEAIEREWQLLESISSAASLVLDTSQMTIYELRDAIKQRLLGAASGSMSVLVQSFGFKRGVPADADLVFDVRMLPNPHWVKELRLMTGLDSQVREFLEAQSLTDELFNDIRTYLDNWLPRYRDSNRSYMTIALGCTGGQHRSVYLADRLFRHYQEQFPAIHLRHRELQ; translated from the coding sequence ATGCAGCTTATTATCATCAGTGGCCGGTCGGGCTCGGGCAAAAGTACTGCCCTGCATCAGCTCGAAGATGAAGGCTACTACTGTATTGATAATCTGCCCTGCTCCCTACTCCCTGCGCTGGTAGAGGAAACCCGCGGCGACCACTTCACCCATTTTCGCGGCACCGCCGTGTGTATCGACGCTCGCAATGCGTGGAAGGATCTCGCCAACTTCAGCGCTATTCTGGAATCGCTGCCCGCCTCGGTAAGCACCGAGATTCTGTTTCTCGACGCCCAGGAAGCCACCCTCATCAAACGCTTCAGCGAGACCCGGCGCAAGCACCCGCTGACCTCTGAGGCCCTGGCACTGCCCGAGGCTATCGAGCGCGAATGGCAACTGCTGGAGTCTATTTCCAGCGCCGCATCACTGGTGCTGGATACCAGCCAGATGACCATTTACGAACTGCGCGATGCGATCAAACAACGGCTGCTGGGCGCAGCCAGCGGTAGCATGTCAGTACTCGTACAATCCTTCGGCTTTAAACGCGGCGTCCCCGCTGATGCCGATCTGGTTTTTGATGTGCGCATGCTACCCAACCCGCACTGGGTAAAGGAATTGCGACTCATGACCGGGCTCGACTCACAAGTGCGTGAATTTCTCGAAGCCCAGTCGCTCACGGATGAACTGTTCAACGACATCAGGACCTACCTGGACAATTGGTTGCCTCGCTACCGGGACAGCAACCGCAGCTACATGACAATTGCGCTGGGTTGTACCGGCGGTCAACATCGTTCAGTATATTTGGCTGACCGCCTGTTCCGGCACTATCAGGAGCAGTTTCCAGCCATACACTTACGCCACAGGGAATTGCAGTAA
- a CDS encoding HPr family phosphocarrier protein, whose translation MIETQVTIINKLGLHARAAAKLVGCTSAFSSSIEAGSDGNMVDAKSIMSVMMLAAGKGTVLDLRIDGRDEQQALEAITALIANRFDEAE comes from the coding sequence GTGATAGAAACCCAGGTGACCATCATCAACAAGCTCGGCCTGCACGCCAGGGCGGCAGCAAAGCTTGTGGGCTGCACATCGGCATTCTCGAGCTCCATTGAAGCAGGCAGCGACGGCAATATGGTCGACGCCAAAAGCATCATGTCTGTCATGATGCTCGCTGCAGGCAAGGGCACGGTGCTGGATTTACGCATCGACGGCCGCGATGAGCAGCAGGCGCTGGAAGCCATTACCGCGCTTATCGCCAATCGTTTTGACGAAGCCGAATAA
- the mgtE gene encoding magnesium transporter — MPHNLAKSQATLDRLTLALDSGAMVDVRRMLNGLLPADIAHLLESSPPKFRHILWKMVDVEVEGEVLGELSDDLQAHFLSRMDAAEVATITEGLEDDDIADILQQLPDRVTREVLTAMDHQDRARLEQVMHYPDDIAGGLMNTDTITIRARLTLDVVLRYLRRHDEIPEMTDNLIVVNRTDQYIGLLPLRTLLVSDPSATVREMMVTDIDPIPVDTPDDEVARLFERNDWVSAPVVDESGKLLGRITIDDVVDVIREDADHSFMSMAGLDEEEDTFAPLAKAAPRRAVWLGINLVTAFIAASTINMFQGTIEKVVALAVLMPIVASMGGIAGTQTLTVLIRGIAIGQVGKNNQNWLLVRELGIGLINGLLWAAVVAVAASLWFDDWDIGIIIAAAMVINLITAAFTGAALPLLLSRLNIDPALAGGVILTTVTDVVGFVSFLGLATLFYA, encoded by the coding sequence ATGCCCCATAACTTGGCCAAATCACAGGCTACCCTCGACAGGTTGACCCTGGCGCTCGACAGCGGCGCCATGGTTGACGTGCGGCGTATGCTGAACGGCCTCCTCCCCGCCGACATCGCCCATTTACTGGAATCCTCTCCGCCAAAGTTCCGCCACATTCTCTGGAAAATGGTCGACGTCGAGGTCGAAGGTGAAGTGCTCGGTGAGCTGTCGGATGACTTGCAGGCGCACTTCCTGTCTCGCATGGACGCAGCTGAGGTTGCCACCATTACCGAGGGCCTGGAAGACGACGATATCGCCGACATTCTCCAGCAGCTGCCGGACCGGGTAACCCGCGAAGTCCTCACTGCCATGGACCATCAGGACCGTGCTCGCCTCGAGCAGGTAATGCACTACCCCGACGATATCGCCGGCGGCCTGATGAACACGGACACCATTACCATTCGTGCCCGCCTGACGCTCGACGTTGTTCTGCGCTACCTGCGTCGCCACGATGAGATCCCGGAGATGACCGACAACCTCATCGTAGTCAACCGCACCGATCAATATATCGGCCTGCTGCCCCTGCGGACGCTGTTGGTTTCTGACCCCTCGGCCACTGTGCGCGAAATGATGGTCACCGACATCGACCCTATCCCCGTCGACACGCCCGACGATGAGGTGGCCCGCCTGTTTGAGCGCAATGACTGGGTGTCCGCGCCGGTGGTCGACGAGAGCGGCAAACTGCTCGGCCGGATTACCATTGACGACGTGGTTGACGTGATCCGGGAAGACGCCGACCACTCCTTCATGTCCATGGCTGGTCTGGATGAAGAAGAAGACACCTTTGCGCCCCTGGCAAAGGCAGCGCCACGACGCGCAGTGTGGCTGGGCATCAACCTTGTCACCGCCTTTATCGCCGCTTCCACGATCAACATGTTTCAAGGCACCATCGAGAAGGTCGTTGCCCTGGCGGTGCTCATGCCCATTGTGGCCTCTATGGGGGGCATCGCCGGCACCCAGACCCTGACGGTGCTCATTCGCGGTATTGCGATCGGTCAGGTGGGGAAGAACAACCAGAACTGGCTATTGGTGCGCGAACTTGGTATCGGGCTGATTAATGGCCTGCTGTGGGCGGCCGTGGTGGCAGTTGCCGCCTCACTCTGGTTTGATGACTGGGATATCGGCATTATCATCGCCGCTGCCATGGTGATCAACCTGATTACCGCGGCCTTTACCGGCGCAGCCCTCCCTCTGTTATTATCGCGCCTGAATATCGACCCCGCCCTCGCCGGCGGTGTCATTCTCACCACCGTGACCGATGTAGTGGGCTTTGTCTCTTTCCTCGGCCTGGCGACTCTATTTTATGCGTGA
- the yjgA gene encoding ribosome biogenesis factor YjgA has product MRDDPEEFDDELEEGPSKTEIKRQMLALQALGEKLTRLKDKELARIPIEDDRLMEAILESRNIRSNNARKRHLQFIGKLMRDVDPTPIENALEALHKPAKVANEKFHELEALRDDVLAAGVNGVEKVMAKWPDADRQQLRQLVLQAQREKKNNKPPAASRKLFRYLRELQEHA; this is encoded by the coding sequence ATGCGTGACGATCCCGAAGAATTTGACGACGAACTCGAAGAAGGCCCCAGCAAAACCGAAATAAAGCGGCAGATGCTGGCCCTACAAGCCCTGGGCGAGAAACTCACCCGCCTCAAGGACAAGGAGCTGGCGCGCATTCCCATCGAGGATGACCGGCTGATGGAAGCCATCCTGGAATCGCGCAATATCCGCAGTAATAACGCCCGCAAGCGACACCTGCAGTTTATCGGCAAGCTGATGCGCGACGTTGACCCCACACCGATTGAAAACGCGCTTGAAGCCCTGCACAAGCCGGCCAAAGTTGCCAATGAGAAATTTCACGAGCTCGAGGCCCTGCGCGATGACGTGCTCGCGGCAGGAGTGAATGGCGTAGAGAAGGTCATGGCCAAGTGGCCTGACGCGGATCGTCAGCAACTGCGCCAGCTGGTACTACAGGCGCAGCGCGAGAAGAAAAACAATAAGCCACCGGCGGCCAGCCGCAAGCTATTTCGCTACCTGCGTGAACTTCAAGAGCACGCCTAG
- the rng gene encoding ribonuclease G — protein MSEEILVNVTPMETRVAVVDNGAPQDIHIERSANRGIVGNIYAGKVVRVLPGMQAAFVEIGLERTSFIHVSDIYVAGGRSSDSIRDHLHDGKKVIVQVTKEPLGTKGARLTTELSVSSRYLVFMPQTSHVGVSQRIDDAAERERLQALLAEGLELEDMAQEGGYILRTAAEGAGLDEIRADLRFLKRLWKAVTRRAEAATKAELLYTDLPLHMRTVRDLARPGVSRILVDSRESFTALQEFCSDYVPEVSGLLEHYPGERPLFDLHGIEDEIQRALGRKVELKSGGYLIIDQTEAMTTIDVNTGSFVGRRNLEETIYKTNLEAATMLARQLRVRNLGGIIIVDFIDMRDEEHRRQVHRTLEKAMQKDPARNKITGVSELGLVEMTRKRTRESLEHVLCEDCPVCQGRGVLKSAETVCYEIFREIMRDARAYDTADIMVLATQGVVDRLLDEESANVADLEEFIGKTISFRVEPHSNPEHFDIVLL, from the coding sequence GTGAGCGAAGAAATCCTGGTCAATGTCACGCCCATGGAAACCCGGGTAGCGGTTGTCGACAATGGCGCCCCCCAGGACATCCACATCGAGCGCAGTGCGAATCGCGGTATCGTCGGGAATATCTATGCAGGCAAAGTTGTTCGGGTGCTTCCGGGCATGCAGGCTGCCTTTGTCGAAATTGGTCTGGAGCGAACCAGTTTTATCCATGTCTCGGATATTTATGTCGCTGGCGGTCGCAGTTCCGACTCAATTCGCGATCATCTGCACGACGGCAAGAAAGTCATTGTTCAGGTGACCAAGGAACCTCTGGGAACCAAGGGAGCCCGCCTGACGACCGAGCTCTCGGTGTCCTCGCGCTATCTGGTATTTATGCCGCAAACTTCGCATGTCGGTGTCTCGCAGCGCATCGACGATGCCGCTGAGCGAGAGCGTCTGCAGGCACTGTTGGCTGAGGGGCTGGAACTGGAGGATATGGCGCAGGAAGGCGGTTACATTTTGCGCACCGCTGCGGAAGGAGCGGGTCTCGACGAAATTCGTGCCGATCTGCGTTTTCTCAAGCGTCTCTGGAAAGCGGTCACCCGGCGTGCCGAAGCGGCGACCAAAGCGGAACTACTGTACACCGATCTGCCGCTGCACATGCGCACTGTGCGCGATCTGGCTCGCCCCGGCGTGAGTCGCATCCTGGTCGATAGTCGTGAAAGTTTTACGGCCCTGCAGGAGTTCTGCAGTGACTATGTGCCGGAGGTATCGGGGCTGCTGGAGCACTATCCCGGTGAGCGCCCGCTGTTTGACCTGCACGGCATCGAAGACGAAATTCAGCGCGCCCTGGGGCGTAAGGTCGAGCTGAAATCAGGTGGCTATCTCATTATCGACCAGACTGAGGCGATGACGACCATCGATGTGAACACCGGTTCATTTGTCGGCCGGCGCAATCTGGAAGAAACGATTTACAAGACCAATCTCGAGGCGGCAACCATGCTCGCCCGGCAGCTGCGGGTGCGCAACCTGGGCGGCATTATTATCGTTGATTTCATCGATATGCGTGATGAGGAGCACCGTCGCCAGGTGCATCGGACCCTGGAAAAGGCCATGCAGAAAGACCCCGCGCGCAACAAGATTACCGGCGTATCTGAGCTCGGCCTGGTCGAAATGACGCGCAAGCGCACGCGTGAGAGCCTTGAGCATGTCCTGTGCGAAGATTGTCCGGTTTGCCAGGGACGCGGGGTACTGAAATCGGCCGAAACCGTCTGCTATGAGATATTTCGTGAAATTATGCGCGACGCCAGGGCCTATGACACGGCCGACATCATGGTGTTGGCCACCCAGGGTGTGGTGGACAGGTTGCTGGATGAAGAGTCCGCCAATGTCGCTGATTTGGAAGAATTCATTGGTAAGACCATCAGCTTCCGGGTAGAACCTCACAGCAATCCGGAACACTTTGACATTGTACTTCTCTAA
- a CDS encoding Maf family protein, which produces MRLLLASASPRRRELLAQLGVQFDLESADIDETVNVGEKPADYVLRMAREKAAAVAGRHTGEALAVLAADTSVVIEDDVLGKPVDHFDGLAMLARLSGRWHSVMTAVCLCCEDGQSEEILVETRVRFGQLTRAQCEAYLATDEPWDKAGGYGIQGLAGAFVSSIEGSYSNVVGLPLHETWQLLAAAGVTTRLERTEDMGGSE; this is translated from the coding sequence ATGCGCCTGCTGCTTGCATCGGCCTCGCCACGCCGTCGCGAACTGCTGGCACAGCTGGGCGTGCAGTTTGATCTGGAGTCGGCGGATATCGACGAAACCGTGAATGTCGGCGAAAAGCCCGCTGACTATGTACTGCGGATGGCCAGAGAGAAAGCCGCCGCGGTAGCCGGGCGGCATACCGGTGAAGCACTGGCCGTGCTTGCCGCCGACACCTCGGTGGTCATTGAAGATGATGTCCTGGGAAAACCGGTTGATCACTTTGACGGCCTTGCCATGCTGGCGCGCCTGTCCGGACGTTGGCACAGCGTCATGACGGCGGTTTGCCTGTGCTGTGAGGATGGTCAATCCGAAGAAATCCTGGTTGAGACGCGCGTGCGTTTCGGCCAGCTGACCCGGGCCCAGTGTGAGGCCTATCTGGCCACAGACGAGCCCTGGGACAAGGCCGGCGGATATGGCATCCAGGGGCTGGCGGGGGCTTTTGTCAGCAGCATCGAGGGAAGCTACAGTAATGTCGTCGGCCTGCCTCTCCATGAGACCTGGCAGCTGCTGGCAGCGGCCGGTGTCACCACGCGACTGGAGCGGACTGAAGACATGGGAGGTAGTGAGTGA
- the mreD gene encoding rod shape-determining protein MreD, which translates to MGRPEWVAVVLIYWVIALPHRVGMVTGLLLGVMLDILEGAVLGQNAFALAVVAALSMTLYQRLRVFSLGQQAGVVFVLVGINQMICQWVQNLQGAGATTLLFLLPAFSSALLWPFVLHILRGARRHYRVS; encoded by the coding sequence ATGGGGCGCCCCGAGTGGGTTGCGGTGGTGTTGATCTACTGGGTCATTGCCTTGCCGCACCGGGTGGGTATGGTCACCGGGCTGCTGCTGGGGGTGATGCTCGATATTCTCGAGGGCGCCGTGCTTGGGCAAAACGCCTTCGCGCTGGCGGTGGTGGCCGCACTGTCCATGACCCTTTATCAGAGGCTGCGTGTGTTCAGCCTGGGGCAGCAGGCGGGCGTCGTGTTTGTCCTGGTGGGCATTAACCAAATGATTTGCCAGTGGGTCCAGAACCTGCAGGGAGCGGGTGCAACGACGTTGTTGTTCCTGTTGCCGGCCTTCTCCAGTGCGTTGCTGTGGCCGTTTGTGCTGCATATTCTGCGTGGTGCCCGGCGCCACTATCGGGTGAGCTGA
- the mreC gene encoding rod shape-determining protein MreC, protein MARIGIVIKPLFVKESTLGLRLLLAVVLLAVLIVADLRYNALQSTRSVMEIAAAPVYWVADLPGRMAEWNEDNLVSRDDLQEENARLKRENLVLQGRSHQMASLQAENVRLRALLNSSAILRDDVLVAELIGVSPDPVRHQLVLNKGEMDGVYVGQPLIDADGLLGQIVEVSPINSRALLITDATHSIPVQVNRNGVRAIAEGTGSLGSLEIHHVSATTDIQEGDLLVTSGLGGRFPVGYPVAVVDKIERDPGQPFAYITAMPSAALDRSRHVLLVFTPTPAREG, encoded by the coding sequence ATTGCCAGAATAGGAATTGTCATCAAGCCACTGTTCGTCAAAGAGTCTACCCTGGGGTTGCGCCTGCTACTGGCAGTGGTGCTACTCGCCGTCCTGATTGTCGCCGATTTACGCTATAACGCCCTGCAATCCACGCGCTCAGTGATGGAAATCGCTGCCGCGCCGGTTTATTGGGTAGCGGATCTTCCCGGGCGGATGGCCGAGTGGAATGAGGACAATCTCGTCTCCAGAGATGACCTGCAGGAAGAAAATGCCCGCCTCAAGCGCGAGAATCTGGTACTGCAGGGGCGCTCCCACCAAATGGCATCGCTGCAGGCCGAAAATGTTCGCCTGAGAGCACTGCTCAATTCCAGCGCGATATTGCGCGATGACGTACTGGTTGCGGAGCTGATCGGCGTATCACCCGATCCAGTTCGTCACCAACTGGTGCTCAATAAGGGTGAAATGGACGGCGTATATGTCGGCCAGCCCCTCATTGATGCGGACGGTTTGTTGGGTCAGATTGTCGAGGTCAGCCCGATCAACTCGCGCGCACTGCTGATTACCGATGCTACCCACTCCATTCCAGTGCAGGTTAACCGCAACGGCGTCCGGGCCATTGCGGAGGGTACTGGTAGCCTCGGATCACTGGAAATCCATCACGTATCAGCGACGACGGATATCCAGGAGGGTGACCTGCTGGTGACATCGGGTCTGGGCGGGCGTTTTCCGGTCGGTTACCCGGTGGCGGTGGTCGACAAAATAGAGCGCGACCCCGGCCAGCCGTTTGCATACATTACTGCCATGCCCAGTGCGGCGCTGGATCGCAGTCGTCACGTGCTACTGGTATTCACTCCAACTCCTGCTCGGGAAGGCTGA
- a CDS encoding rod shape-determining protein, with protein MLKKLRGVFSNDLSIDLGTANTLIYVRDKGIVLDEPSVVAIRIHNGQKTIEAVGTEAKRMLGRTPGNITAIRPLKDGVIADFQVTEKMLQHFIAKVHESKFIRPSPRVLVCVPCMSTQVERRAIRESALSAGAREVRLIEEPMSAAIGAGLDVEEATGCMVVDVGGGTTEIAIISLNGIVYRDSVRVGGDRFDEAIVSHVRRRYGSLIGDATAERIKVEVGCAFAGSELREIDVRGRNLAEGVPRSFTLNSDEILESLQDPLTSIVQAVKSALEQSPPELAADIAESGIVLTGGGALLRDLDRLISEETGLPVIVAEDPLTCVARGGGRAMELMDRRTIDLLSTE; from the coding sequence ATGCTGAAGAAATTGCGTGGAGTGTTCTCCAATGACCTCTCCATTGATCTGGGTACGGCCAATACCCTGATCTACGTTCGCGACAAGGGTATTGTGCTGGACGAGCCATCGGTAGTCGCCATCCGGATCCACAATGGTCAGAAGACCATCGAGGCCGTGGGCACCGAGGCCAAGCGTATGCTCGGCCGCACACCTGGTAATATCACCGCCATTCGCCCTCTCAAAGACGGCGTGATCGCGGATTTCCAGGTCACCGAGAAGATGCTCCAGCACTTCATCGCCAAAGTTCACGAAAGTAAATTTATCCGCCCCAGCCCCAGAGTGCTGGTGTGTGTGCCCTGCATGTCGACCCAGGTTGAGCGCAGGGCGATTCGCGAATCTGCACTCAGTGCCGGTGCGCGCGAGGTACGCTTGATTGAAGAGCCCATGTCGGCTGCCATTGGTGCAGGTCTGGACGTGGAGGAAGCCACCGGCTGTATGGTGGTGGATGTGGGTGGTGGCACCACGGAAATTGCGATTATTTCCCTCAACGGCATCGTCTATCGCGACTCCGTGCGAGTCGGCGGCGACCGGTTCGATGAGGCTATTGTCTCCCACGTGCGGCGCCGCTATGGCAGCCTGATTGGTGATGCCACAGCAGAGCGCATCAAGGTCGAGGTCGGCTGTGCCTTTGCGGGCAGTGAGTTGCGTGAAATCGATGTTCGTGGTCGCAACCTGGCCGAAGGTGTGCCGCGCAGCTTTACGCTCAACAGCGATGAAATCCTGGAGTCACTGCAGGACCCCCTGACGTCCATCGTGCAGGCCGTGAAGTCCGCGCTTGAACAGTCTCCCCCTGAGCTCGCTGCCGATATCGCCGAGAGCGGTATCGTGCTTACTGGCGGCGGCGCATTGCTGCGCGATCTGGACAGACTGATCTCCGAGGAAACCGGCTTGCCCGTGATCGTTGCCGAAGATCCCCTGACCTGTGTAGCCCGCGGTGGCGGCCGGGCCATGGAGTTGATGGATCGTCGAACCATCGATCTGCTCTCTACCGAATAA